The Citrifermentans bemidjiense Bem genome window below encodes:
- a CDS encoding CheR family methyltransferase, translating to MFASGALRMEEPGRIDHTAVLSARDFGRLSRFIYDTCGIKMPDVKKTMLEARLQKRLRALGIHSFTDYCDYLFSNEGLEKELVQMLDMVTTNKTDFFREPDHFNYLSHTVLPDWVRKHPGATLAIWSAGCSSGEEPYTLAMVLSEFALNNPGFDFRILATDISTRVLEKAKNAIYQESQVEPVPFELKKKYLLRSKDRSSGMVRIVPELREKVRFRRLNFMDEDFGMREHLDIIFCRNVIIYFDRPTQEKLLQRFHRNMKPGAFIFMGHSETLSGLDVPLVSVYPTVYRRQK from the coding sequence ATGTTCGCATCGGGAGCGCTACGCATGGAAGAACCCGGCCGCATCGACCACACCGCCGTCCTGTCGGCGCGTGATTTCGGCAGACTTAGCCGTTTCATCTACGACACCTGCGGCATCAAGATGCCCGACGTGAAGAAGACCATGCTGGAAGCGCGCCTGCAAAAAAGGCTGAGGGCGCTCGGCATTCACAGCTTCACCGATTACTGCGACTACCTCTTCTCCAACGAGGGGCTGGAGAAGGAGTTGGTGCAGATGCTCGACATGGTCACCACCAACAAGACGGACTTCTTCCGCGAGCCCGACCACTTCAATTACCTCTCCCATACGGTCTTGCCTGATTGGGTGAGAAAACATCCCGGCGCCACCCTGGCCATCTGGAGCGCCGGCTGCTCCTCTGGGGAGGAGCCCTATACGCTCGCCATGGTTCTCTCCGAGTTCGCCCTCAATAACCCCGGGTTCGACTTCAGGATCCTCGCCACCGACATCTCCACGCGGGTCCTGGAGAAGGCGAAAAACGCCATCTACCAGGAGAGCCAGGTGGAGCCGGTCCCCTTCGAGCTCAAGAAGAAGTACCTGTTGAGGAGCAAGGACAGGAGCTCCGGCATGGTCCGGATCGTGCCGGAGCTGCGCGAGAAGGTGCGTTTTCGCAGGCTCAACTTCATGGACGAAGATTTCGGCATGCGGGAGCATTTGGACATCATCTTCTGCCGCAACGTCATCATCTATTTCGACCGCCCCACCCAGGAGAAGCTCTTGCAGCGCTTTCACCGGAACATGAAACCTGGGGCGTTCATTTTCATGGGGCACTCAGAGACGCTGAGCGGCTTGGACGTGCCTCTGGTGAGCGTGTATCCGACCGTGTACCGAAGGCAGAAATGA
- a CDS encoding response regulator: MAKVIMTADDSASVRQMVTFTLKQGGYDVVEAVDGKDALQKLSSTKVDMLITDLNMPNLDGIGLIKGARALPSCKFIPIVMLTTESQDSKKQEGKAAGATGWIVKPFKPEQLMAVVKKVLG, from the coding sequence ATGGCCAAGGTAATAATGACGGCGGACGATTCCGCCAGCGTCAGGCAGATGGTGACCTTCACCCTGAAGCAGGGGGGATATGACGTGGTCGAGGCGGTGGACGGCAAGGACGCGCTGCAAAAGCTCTCCTCCACCAAGGTGGACATGCTGATCACGGACCTCAACATGCCCAACCTGGACGGGATCGGGCTCATCAAGGGGGCCCGCGCCCTTCCCAGCTGCAAGTTCATACCGATCGTGATGCTGACCACGGAGTCGCAGGACTCCAAGAAGCAGGAAGGAAAGGCGGCCGGCGCCACGGGATGGATCGTGAAACCCTTTAAGCCGGAACAGTTGATGGCGGTGGTGAAGAAGGTGCTCGGATGA
- a CDS encoding chemotaxis protein CheD, translating to MSQQVQSLLFLKPGQMMVSSVPTLVTTLLGSCIAVTLFCPRTRFGAICHAQLPSCGSPAGCSHEDPSHAKYVDCAVMMMLKRLRAHGVADKELQAKVFGGADMFEGSVKHPGVGSQNAEMALQVLNREAIRVVRQDLGGERGRKIIFHTDTGEVLLQRLGKSGVS from the coding sequence ATGAGCCAGCAGGTTCAGAGCCTACTTTTCCTCAAACCGGGGCAGATGATGGTAAGCTCTGTACCGACTTTGGTCACCACGCTGCTCGGGTCCTGCATCGCGGTGACGCTTTTTTGCCCCAGGACCCGCTTCGGCGCCATCTGTCACGCGCAACTCCCCAGTTGCGGCAGTCCGGCCGGCTGCAGCCACGAGGATCCCTCCCATGCGAAGTACGTCGATTGTGCCGTCATGATGATGCTGAAGCGGCTGCGCGCGCACGGCGTCGCCGACAAGGAACTGCAGGCCAAGGTATTCGGGGGCGCCGACATGTTCGAGGGGAGCGTGAAACATCCGGGTGTGGGAAGCCAGAACGCGGAGATGGCGCTCCAGGTGCTGAATCGGGAGGCGATCAGGGTGGTGCGCCAGGACCTGGGGGGAGAGCGGGGAAGAAAGATCATCTTTCATACCGATACGGGAGAGGTGCTTTTACAACGGCTCGGTAAATCGGGGGTTTCATAG
- a CDS encoding chemotaxis protein CheA, which yields MIDQHRQAFKEEAYELLAELETSLLELEEQPDDVDVIGRVFRAMHTIKGSGSMFGFDDIAAFTHEVETIFDMVRNGKLKVTGRLVNLTLAARDQIRAMLDGADDGGGGVDLKASGEIIMGLRELAGFQPAAAEPPEAAAAAQKPVNLATYRIRFAPSRDIFITGTNPLTLLQELKELGTCSVVAQTGDFPCLEEIDPEACYVYWDLILTTDQGDNAIRDVFIFVEDDCELRIEQVAEHTQFDEPQDYKKLGMILLERGDITTEEMEEILAQQHKFGELAVSNGILDQGKVQSALVEQRHVKEVRQEKQATEAASSIRVPAERLDLLVNLVGEMVTVQARLSQTAAQREDAELVAIAEEVERLTAELRDSALNIRMLPIGSTFSKFKRLVRDLSVELGKQIEITTEGAETELDKTVIEKLNDPLVHLIRNSIDHGIELPEARVEAGKPAHGTVHLAAVHSGDSVVITIDDDGAGLDKEAIRAKAIEKGIIAATAELSDKELFSLIFAPGFSTAKKISSVSGRGVGMDVVKRAIELLRGSIDISSVQGKGTRIAVKIPLTLAIIESLRVQIGEDSFMLPLSLVDECVELTREDVERSHGRNLAHVRAQLIPYIPLREHFRIQGTPPEIQQIVITQMNGSRVGFVVDQVIGEHQTVIKSLGRAYRDVDGISGATILGDGSVALILDVPQLLQAVEAGQA from the coding sequence ATGATAGACCAGCACCGGCAGGCATTCAAGGAAGAGGCGTACGAGCTCCTGGCTGAACTGGAGACCTCGCTTTTGGAGCTTGAGGAGCAGCCGGACGATGTCGACGTCATCGGCAGGGTTTTCCGCGCCATGCACACCATCAAGGGCTCGGGATCGATGTTCGGCTTTGACGACATCGCCGCTTTCACCCATGAGGTGGAGACCATCTTCGACATGGTCCGCAACGGCAAGCTGAAGGTGACCGGCCGCCTGGTCAACCTGACGCTCGCGGCGCGGGACCAGATCCGCGCCATGCTGGACGGGGCCGACGACGGGGGGGGAGGGGTGGACCTCAAGGCCAGCGGGGAAATCATCATGGGACTGCGCGAGCTGGCCGGCTTCCAGCCGGCCGCAGCAGAGCCCCCCGAGGCTGCCGCGGCCGCCCAAAAGCCGGTCAATCTGGCCACCTATCGGATCCGCTTCGCACCGTCCCGGGACATCTTCATCACCGGGACCAATCCGCTTACGCTGCTGCAGGAGCTAAAGGAGCTGGGGACCTGCTCGGTGGTGGCGCAGACCGGCGATTTCCCCTGCCTCGAGGAGATCGACCCCGAGGCCTGCTACGTTTATTGGGACCTGATACTGACCACCGACCAGGGCGACAACGCGATCAGGGACGTCTTCATCTTCGTCGAGGACGACTGCGAGTTGAGGATAGAGCAGGTGGCGGAGCATACCCAGTTCGACGAGCCGCAGGACTACAAGAAGCTCGGGATGATCCTCTTGGAGCGTGGGGACATCACTACCGAAGAGATGGAGGAGATACTCGCCCAGCAGCATAAGTTCGGCGAACTGGCCGTGTCGAACGGTATCCTGGACCAGGGTAAGGTGCAGTCCGCCCTCGTGGAGCAGCGGCACGTCAAGGAGGTGCGCCAGGAGAAGCAGGCGACCGAAGCCGCCTCCAGCATCCGGGTCCCCGCCGAGCGCCTCGACCTTTTGGTAAACCTGGTCGGGGAGATGGTCACCGTGCAGGCGCGCCTCTCCCAGACGGCGGCGCAGCGGGAGGACGCGGAGCTTGTGGCCATTGCCGAGGAGGTGGAGCGCCTCACCGCGGAACTCAGGGACAGCGCGCTCAACATCCGGATGCTTCCCATCGGCAGTACCTTCAGCAAGTTCAAGCGCCTGGTGCGCGATCTCTCGGTCGAACTCGGCAAGCAGATCGAGATTACCACCGAGGGGGCCGAGACCGAGCTGGACAAGACGGTGATCGAGAAGCTGAACGACCCGCTGGTGCACCTGATCCGCAACAGCATCGACCACGGCATCGAACTCCCCGAGGCCCGGGTGGAGGCAGGCAAGCCCGCCCACGGCACCGTGCACCTTGCCGCGGTTCATTCCGGCGACAGCGTCGTCATCACCATAGACGACGACGGCGCCGGGCTCGACAAGGAGGCCATCAGGGCCAAGGCGATCGAGAAGGGGATCATCGCCGCCACGGCGGAGTTGAGCGACAAGGAACTCTTCTCGCTCATCTTCGCGCCTGGCTTCTCCACGGCGAAAAAGATCTCCTCCGTCTCCGGGCGCGGGGTGGGGATGGACGTGGTGAAGCGGGCCATTGAGCTCTTACGGGGGAGCATCGACATCTCCAGCGTGCAAGGAAAGGGGACCCGCATCGCGGTGAAGATCCCTCTTACCCTGGCCATCATCGAGAGCCTCAGGGTGCAGATCGGGGAGGACTCCTTCATGCTGCCGCTTTCCCTGGTGGACGAGTGCGTGGAACTGACCCGCGAGGACGTGGAGCGTTCCCACGGCCGCAACCTGGCCCACGTGAGGGCGCAGTTGATTCCGTACATCCCGCTCAGGGAACACTTCCGGATCCAGGGAACCCCTCCGGAGATCCAGCAGATCGTCATCACCCAGATGAACGGCAGCCGGGTCGGCTTCGTGGTGGATCAGGTGATCGGGGAGCACCAGACGGTGATCAAGTCGCTGGGGCGCGCCTACAGGGATGTGGACGGCATTTCCGGCGCCACCATCCTAGGCGACGGATCCGTAGCGCTGATCCTGGACGTGCCGCAACTATTGCAGGCGGTGGAAGCCGGGCAGGCTTAA